The Nitrososphaerales archaeon genome has a segment encoding these proteins:
- a CDS encoding DUF429 domain-containing protein, producing MSVAVVGLDLAGSERRNTGFCSMDGEMRCRTAVLHTDQEIIAETLGAKPQVVSIDAPLFLPKGRKSLEIKGPPHFRECDKELLKMKIKFFPISLGPMRMLTARGMRLRAVFENEGLEVIESFPGAIQDMLGMPRKQAGLDRLEAALLGYGVSFQNSRSGLTGDELDGVTSALVGLMYLNDEYLAIGDPEEGLMILPRVKR from the coding sequence ATGAGCGTCGCAGTCGTGGGGTTGGACCTCGCCGGGAGCGAGAGGAGGAACACGGGATTCTGCTCTATGGACGGCGAGATGCGCTGCAGGACTGCCGTCCTCCACACGGACCAGGAGATAATCGCCGAGACTCTCGGGGCGAAGCCCCAAGTGGTGAGCATTGACGCACCGCTTTTCCTTCCGAAGGGAAGGAAGAGCCTCGAAATCAAGGGCCCCCCTCACTTCAGGGAGTGCGACAAAGAATTGCTCAAGATGAAGATCAAGTTCTTCCCCATATCGCTGGGGCCGATGAGGATGCTGACAGCGCGCGGGATGAGGCTCCGGGCCGTCTTCGAGAACGAGGGTCTCGAGGTTATCGAGAGTTTCCCCGGGGCCATCCAGGACATGCTCGGGATGCCGAGGAAGCAAGCCGGCCTCGATAGGCTCGAAGCAGCCCTCTTGGGCTACGGAGTATCCTTCCAGAACAGTAGGTCGGGACTCACTGGCGACGAACTCGACGGCGTCACATCCGCTTTGGTCGGACTGATGTACCTGAACGACGAGTACCTCGCAATAGGCGACCCCGAGGAAGGGTTGATGATTCTCCCGCGGGTCAAACGCTAG
- a CDS encoding amidohydrolase, whose protein sequence is MNILDETKGIEREIIKTRRRIHQRPELSFHEVATAKLVAERLRSLGIEVHTGVGGTGVLGVLKGAKRGRVVGLRADMDALPVEEMVNVEFRSKVKGVMHACGHDTHVAMLLGAAKLLARHRDELHGTVKFFFQPAEEHGGIGGAKPMIDAGVMKNPRVDYVFGLHIENRRRSGEFGVRPGAVMAAPDSFKIRVIGKGGHGSAPHETVDPVYVAAQVILALQGVSSRMVDPVKPFVISVCSVHSGTKDNIIPDEAILEGTIRTLDKGIRKFAKAKVEEVAMAVSRAFGARCEVEFMRDAYPITYNDPTTTEKVAEVLRKIPGTRVRTVEPVLGGEDFSRFLEKAPGTFYFLGTQNKAKGCAYPNHSSRFKVDEDVLKLGTASLIALAMGFTDPKGP, encoded by the coding sequence ATGAACATTCTCGATGAAACGAAGGGTATCGAGCGAGAGATCATCAAGACGAGGCGCAGGATTCACCAGAGGCCCGAACTCTCCTTCCATGAGGTCGCAACAGCAAAGCTCGTGGCAGAGAGACTGCGCTCGCTGGGAATCGAGGTCCACACCGGTGTGGGTGGGACGGGCGTGCTCGGCGTGCTGAAGGGAGCCAAGAGGGGAAGGGTGGTCGGCCTCAGGGCCGACATGGACGCGTTGCCGGTCGAGGAGATGGTCAACGTCGAGTTCAGGTCGAAGGTGAAGGGAGTGATGCACGCCTGCGGCCACGACACGCACGTCGCGATGCTTCTCGGGGCCGCGAAGCTCCTAGCCAGGCATCGAGACGAGCTGCACGGGACTGTGAAGTTCTTCTTCCAGCCAGCGGAGGAGCACGGCGGAATAGGGGGGGCGAAGCCCATGATAGACGCGGGCGTGATGAAGAACCCACGGGTCGACTACGTCTTCGGCCTCCACATCGAGAACAGGCGGCGCTCAGGTGAGTTCGGGGTGAGGCCGGGAGCTGTGATGGCAGCGCCTGACTCCTTCAAGATCAGGGTAATCGGCAAGGGAGGTCACGGCTCGGCACCGCACGAAACTGTCGACCCCGTCTATGTTGCCGCTCAGGTCATCCTTGCGCTGCAAGGGGTCTCCTCGAGGATGGTGGACCCGGTAAAACCCTTCGTCATCTCTGTGTGTTCGGTGCACTCCGGCACGAAGGACAACATCATCCCCGACGAGGCGATCCTTGAGGGGACGATCAGGACGCTGGACAAGGGAATCAGGAAGTTCGCGAAGGCCAAGGTCGAGGAGGTGGCCATGGCGGTCAGCAGGGCTTTCGGCGCTAGATGCGAGGTCGAGTTCATGCGGGACGCTTACCCGATCACCTACAACGACCCGACGACTACTGAGAAGGTGGCAGAAGTTCTGAGAAAGATACCGGGGACGAGGGTTCGGACCGTTGAGCCGGTGCTGGGAGGGGAAGACTTCTCGAGGTTCCTGGAGAAGGCCCCCGGCACATTTTACTTCCTAGGCACCCAGAACAAGGCGAAAGGATGCGCCTACCCCAACCACAGCTCGCGGTTCAAGGTTGACGAGGACGTCCTGAAGCTCGGAACGGCTTCTCTCATCGCGCTCGCAATGGGTTTCACCGACCCTAAAGGCCCATAG
- a CDS encoding MBL fold metallo-hydrolase — translation MALGQASTVSAFLIKAPKVTLVDCGYASSYESVLAGLKEVGVAPSDVRYLIPTHVHLDHAGAAGRLLREMPNAQVICHERGTPHLVDPARLIESSTRVFGKAIMELYGMPEPIPADRITSVGKELHLELGDGITATLVHAPGHAPHQLAVMLEGKRALLTADAVSIAYPGMKTLIPTTPPPSFDPNTLVASVGQLSQTDPSLLLLPHFGVRNDVGSVLEKTREGVMAWVREVGDLRRAGKGLDEITDEMVSRVVAEEGVDDLPIYAKVSVRTSVMGILHYLDKNA, via the coding sequence ATGGCCCTAGGGCAGGCCTCGACTGTGAGCGCCTTCCTGATCAAGGCGCCGAAGGTCACGCTCGTGGATTGCGGATACGCTTCGTCCTATGAGAGCGTGCTCGCGGGCCTGAAGGAAGTCGGTGTAGCGCCTTCGGACGTCAGGTACCTAATCCCGACGCACGTCCACCTCGACCACGCGGGAGCGGCTGGGCGGCTCCTCCGAGAGATGCCGAACGCCCAAGTGATCTGCCACGAGAGGGGCACTCCTCACCTTGTCGACCCTGCCAGGCTGATCGAGAGCTCCACCAGGGTGTTCGGGAAAGCGATTATGGAGCTGTACGGCATGCCTGAGCCGATACCTGCTGACAGAATCACTTCGGTCGGCAAGGAGCTGCATCTGGAACTCGGCGACGGGATTACTGCCACTTTGGTCCATGCGCCTGGCCACGCGCCGCACCAGCTGGCTGTCATGCTCGAAGGCAAGAGGGCGCTCTTGACTGCCGACGCCGTGAGCATCGCCTATCCGGGCATGAAGACCCTGATACCGACCACGCCTCCGCCGAGCTTCGACCCGAACACGTTGGTCGCAAGCGTCGGGCAGCTCAGCCAGACTGACCCCAGCCTCCTCCTGCTCCCCCACTTCGGAGTGAGAAATGATGTCGGCTCGGTCTTGGAGAAGACGCGCGAAGGCGTGATGGCATGGGTGAGGGAGGTCGGAGACCTCAGGAGGGCGGGAAAGGGTCTCGACGAGATTACGGACGAAATGGTCTCACGGGTGGTGGCCGAGGAGGGCGTCGACGACCTGCCGATATACGCCAAGGTCTCTGTGAGGACCTCCGTGATGGGCATACTCCACTACTTGGACAAGAACGCTTGA
- a CDS encoding transposase, producing the protein MFSALRYRLYPDEDTRERLGSTLALCCYLYNESLAERKRRYKETGHGLYYNEQANALPAFKKENPAFTDVHSQVLQNVLKRLERSFKNFFDGRAGYPKPKNESKWRSLTYPQASPSWVRRNSIVLPKIGKVRVVKQRPVKGEVKTVTVLRTSVEEWYAVITVKRSNTDQKKEPKTAVGIDLGLTDYAHLSDGTRVENPRFIMQHDKRIVKAQRILSRRVKGSRNRWRARVTLSRRWDDYTNQKDDWQWKLAHSIVDRFDIIGYENLQVNNMVKNHRLAKAIQDASWSGFTQRLTDVAVMAGSLAVGVDPRYSTQECPECGSRIRMALSERTHICPSCGFRGQRDFASSLVIRKRALEALGLGMPEVTPMEMGPTPAAMTAMGEPCRGSGKQIPTPPTKALDGLDSGAGSLPLKG; encoded by the coding sequence ATGTTCTCAGCGCTTCGATACCGCCTGTATCCCGATGAAGACACGAGGGAGAGGTTAGGGAGTACGTTGGCCCTGTGTTGCTACCTCTACAACGAATCTCTCGCCGAGAGGAAGCGGCGCTACAAGGAGACTGGACACGGATTGTATTACAACGAGCAAGCGAACGCCCTCCCCGCCTTCAAAAAAGAGAATCCCGCCTTCACCGACGTCCATTCACAGGTCCTCCAGAACGTCCTGAAGCGCCTGGAGAGGTCGTTCAAGAACTTCTTCGATGGCAGGGCGGGATACCCGAAGCCCAAGAACGAATCGAAGTGGAGGAGCCTCACGTACCCACAGGCCAGCCCGTCCTGGGTCAGGCGAAACAGCATCGTCTTGCCGAAGATTGGAAAGGTGAGGGTGGTGAAACAGCGTCCAGTGAAAGGAGAGGTCAAGACGGTCACGGTACTGAGGACGAGCGTCGAGGAGTGGTATGCCGTGATCACGGTGAAGAGAAGTAACACAGACCAGAAGAAAGAGCCGAAGACTGCAGTAGGCATCGACCTAGGCCTAACAGACTACGCCCACCTCTCCGACGGCACACGCGTCGAGAACCCGAGGTTCATCATGCAGCACGACAAGCGCATAGTGAAGGCACAGAGGATTCTCAGCCGAAGGGTGAAGGGGAGCAGGAACAGGTGGAGGGCCCGGGTCACGCTGAGCAGGAGGTGGGACGACTACACCAACCAGAAGGACGACTGGCAGTGGAAGCTCGCCCACTCGATTGTAGACAGGTTCGATATCATTGGGTACGAGAATCTACAAGTGAATAATATGGTGAAGAACCACCGCCTCGCGAAAGCGATTCAGGACGCCTCATGGTCTGGGTTCACCCAGAGGCTGACCGACGTAGCCGTGATGGCAGGCAGCCTGGCAGTAGGGGTGGACCCGCGGTACTCCACGCAGGAGTGCCCTGAGTGCGGCTCCCGGATACGGATGGCCCTCTCGGAGAGGACCCACATCTGTCCGAGCTGCGGGTTCAGAGGGCAAAGGGACTTCGCCTCCTCTCTCGTCATCAGGAAAAGGGCGTTGGAGGCGCTAGGGCTGGGCATGCCCGAAGTCACGCCCATGGAGATGGGACCGACACCTGCGGCCATGACGGCCATGGGCGAGCCCTGTCGCGGAAGTGGGAAACAAATTCCGACGCCGCCGACGAAGGCCTTGGATGGGTTGGATAGCGGCGCCGGAAGCCTACCCCTTAAGGGGTAG
- a CDS encoding HAD family hydrolase — MIRAVFFDLGGTLLVMRRDAILQRVLRDEGYRVDLKRIHTSYMEMESSWLERYSARFAKESDATDAYKALDAMVIERLSVVKGVAEIARISALIRRRWEELGKEIPPRLYPDVEPVLAKLASLGLTLGLVSNAPPETTKTVEELGLKRYIRHIVISGVVGYTKPNPEIFRIALSKASASPRETIHVGDVYASDVVGARNAGITGVLLDRDRVAGTTDCPTIHGLAEVIPLVGSASNG; from the coding sequence TTGATCAGAGCCGTCTTCTTCGACCTCGGCGGGACGCTCCTCGTCATGAGGAGGGACGCAATCCTGCAGAGGGTTCTGCGAGACGAAGGGTACAGAGTCGACCTAAAGCGAATCCACACCTCCTACATGGAGATGGAGTCTTCGTGGCTCGAGCGGTACTCGGCCCGGTTCGCCAAGGAAAGCGACGCGACGGATGCATACAAGGCACTAGACGCGATGGTAATCGAGCGTCTTTCCGTCGTGAAGGGCGTTGCTGAGATAGCGAGGATTTCAGCCCTCATTCGGAGGCGATGGGAAGAGCTCGGAAAGGAAATCCCGCCCAGACTCTATCCAGACGTCGAGCCCGTGCTGGCCAAGCTCGCATCTCTGGGCCTCACGCTGGGGCTCGTCTCGAACGCGCCTCCCGAGACCACGAAGACAGTGGAGGAGTTGGGCCTCAAACGGTACATCAGGCACATCGTCATCTCCGGAGTGGTGGGATACACGAAACCCAACCCGGAGATATTCCGAATCGCCCTCTCCAAGGCTTCCGCCTCGCCCCGCGAGACAATCCACGTCGGCGACGTCTACGCGTCGGATGTCGTCGGCGCGCGAAACGCAGGCATCACAGGGGTGCTGCTTGACAGGGACAGGGTCGCGGGCACGACGGACTGTCCGACGATACACGGCCTCGCCGAGGTCATCCCCCTAGTAGGCTCCGCGTCCAACGGATGA
- a CDS encoding sulfite exporter TauE/SafE family protein translates to MLALEFLLVILLASILAGAIGSIVGLGGGVIIIPILTVALGVDIHFAIGASIVSVIATSSGAAATYVKDKMTNLRVGMFLELATTVGAIVGAAVAAYANSFALEFIFGSVLLVSLVPLVKQLGEDIPKNPELEGLAKRLSLRGSYAETDGSAVDYNATRPKLGLLGMLVAGLISGLLGIGSGTFKVLSMDLAMKLPMKVSTTTSNFMIGVTAAASAGIYFARGDVNPLIVAPVAIGILIGAFIGTRLLVRARNPTVRKLFAVVLAVTAVEMVLRAFGF, encoded by the coding sequence TTGCTCGCTCTGGAATTCCTGCTGGTCATACTCCTCGCCTCCATACTTGCCGGCGCAATCGGTTCAATAGTGGGCCTGGGCGGCGGCGTCATAATCATCCCGATCCTGACGGTCGCCCTCGGCGTCGACATCCATTTCGCCATCGGGGCCAGCATCGTTTCTGTCATCGCGACGTCGAGCGGCGCAGCTGCGACTTATGTCAAAGACAAGATGACCAACCTGAGAGTGGGCATGTTCCTTGAACTTGCGACAACCGTCGGCGCTATAGTAGGGGCAGCGGTCGCAGCATACGCCAACTCCTTTGCCCTCGAGTTCATCTTCGGGAGCGTCTTGCTCGTGTCTTTGGTGCCTCTGGTCAAGCAGCTTGGCGAGGACATCCCGAAGAACCCCGAGCTGGAGGGTTTGGCAAAGCGGCTCTCGCTCCGCGGCTCGTACGCCGAGACCGACGGGTCTGCCGTGGACTACAACGCGACAAGGCCGAAGCTCGGCCTGCTCGGGATGCTCGTAGCTGGCTTGATCTCCGGCCTGCTCGGGATAGGAAGCGGCACCTTCAAGGTGCTCTCAATGGACCTGGCGATGAAGCTCCCGATGAAGGTCTCGACCACGACCTCGAACTTCATGATCGGGGTGACGGCCGCAGCGAGTGCGGGAATCTACTTCGCACGCGGGGACGTGAACCCGCTGATAGTCGCGCCAGTAGCGATTGGGATTCTCATCGGGGCTTTCATCGGCACGAGGCTTCTCGTCAGGGCCAGGAACCCGACAGTCAGGAAGCTGTTCGCCGTAGTGCTTGCAGTCACGGCTGTTGAGATGGTGTTGAGGGCCTTTGGTTTTTGA
- a CDS encoding SDR family oxidoreductase has product MTMDLSISKEPERMIDEALESYGRVDILCNNAGIMDGARPVADTPDEVWDKVMNVNVNAPFRASRRVIPAMLSQGGGVILNTASVAGLFGGMAGAAYTVSKHALIGLTRSIAAHYGTRGIRSNAMVLGAVQTNIGMGSAQPDPIGAEHLNKVASIMPRIADPKEIAELALFLASDRSSYVNGSCVVIDGGWTVL; this is encoded by the coding sequence ATGACGATGGACCTTTCTATCAGCAAAGAACCGGAGCGAATGATAGACGAAGCCTTGGAATCCTACGGAAGGGTCGACATACTCTGCAACAACGCAGGAATCATGGACGGCGCCAGGCCAGTCGCGGATACGCCGGACGAGGTCTGGGACAAAGTCATGAACGTCAACGTCAATGCCCCCTTCCGGGCAAGCAGGAGGGTCATACCGGCGATGCTGAGCCAAGGCGGCGGCGTCATACTGAACACCGCCTCGGTGGCGGGGCTCTTCGGCGGTATGGCGGGCGCTGCGTACACTGTTTCCAAGCACGCGCTGATCGGGCTCACCAGGAGCATTGCCGCGCATTATGGCACAAGAGGGATAAGGTCCAACGCCATGGTCCTAGGTGCGGTTCAGACTAACATAGGCATGGGGAGCGCCCAGCCTGACCCCATTGGAGCGGAACATCTGAACAAGGTGGCCTCGATTATGCCCCGAATCGCGGACCCGAAGGAGATAGCCGAGCTTGCTCTTTTCCTCGCATCGGACAGGTCCAGCTACGTGAATGGGTCGTGCGTCGTGATAGACGGCGGTTGGACAGTCCTCTAG
- a CDS encoding DUF1634 domain-containing protein: MNFREPDSMNNVLSGVLRYGVLLSATIIVFGTVLLVARYGSSSASDFLTYLPGQIPHGSFTVSLSALPGGLAELDPFSVIELGVIFLLATPVARVLFSVFLFAAEGDRTYVYITTAVLLILLFSILVTPFIPAFNA, from the coding sequence ATGAACTTTAGGGAACCAGACTCGATGAACAACGTTCTCAGCGGAGTCCTGAGGTACGGCGTCCTCCTGTCCGCCACCATCATAGTCTTCGGGACAGTCCTATTGGTTGCGAGGTACGGCTCCAGCAGCGCCTCTGATTTCCTTACCTACCTCCCAGGTCAGATACCGCACGGTTCGTTCACCGTGAGCCTCTCGGCGCTGCCCGGGGGGCTCGCCGAGCTGGATCCCTTCTCCGTCATCGAGCTCGGGGTCATCTTCCTGCTCGCAACTCCCGTGGCTAGGGTCCTCTTCTCCGTCTTCCTCTTCGCAGCCGAGGGAGACAGGACGTACGTCTACATCACGACCGCGGTCCTCCTCATTCTCCTCTTCAGCATCCTGGTGACGCCGTTCATCCCAGCCTTCAACGCGTGA
- a CDS encoding transposase → MLTTYRFRLYPTKTQEHLMNETLETCRLLFNNMLADKKENGTGFYEQKKAIASMKPCNKFLKAVHSQVLQDVALRLDKAYQAFFVGLAKRPMFKRKGKYNAFRYPQLGGFRVIGNRLRLSKIDSIKMKVHGPIGGTPKTCTILRDADQWYACISAEMGNHKPMERVVGKPIGVDLGITNLATLSDGIVFPNPRYLRDSTQRITHLQKSLSRKRLGSNNRLKTKMALAKAWRKVRNRRGDTAHKVSRQLANNYSTIVFEDLHIPSMVKNHYLASAIMDASWGQLRRLTAYKAERRGGRVILVEPSGTSQKCSGCGEVVPKELSERVHRCPRCGLSLDRDVNAARNILKLGLERARAEEQPLLVQRRRISKFAPMKQEAQEFVLG, encoded by the coding sequence ATGTTGACCACGTATAGGTTCAGGCTTTACCCCACAAAGACGCAAGAGCACTTGATGAACGAGACGCTTGAGACGTGCAGGCTCCTCTTCAATAATATGCTCGCAGACAAGAAGGAGAACGGTACCGGGTTCTACGAACAGAAGAAGGCGATCGCCAGCATGAAGCCATGCAACAAGTTCCTGAAGGCAGTCCATTCGCAGGTCCTTCAGGATGTAGCCCTGAGACTGGACAAAGCCTATCAGGCGTTCTTCGTAGGCCTCGCCAAGCGCCCAATGTTCAAGCGGAAGGGCAAGTACAACGCCTTCAGATACCCGCAACTTGGAGGGTTCAGGGTTATCGGGAACAGACTGAGACTTTCGAAGATAGACTCGATCAAGATGAAGGTGCACGGGCCAATTGGGGGAACGCCGAAGACCTGCACGATATTGAGGGATGCTGACCAGTGGTATGCTTGCATCTCGGCTGAGATGGGAAATCACAAGCCCATGGAACGAGTCGTAGGCAAACCAATCGGGGTCGATCTTGGAATCACAAACCTCGCCACCCTCAGCGATGGAATTGTCTTCCCCAACCCGAGATACTTGCGGGATTCAACCCAGCGAATCACGCACCTTCAGAAGAGCCTGTCACGAAAGAGACTCGGGTCCAACAACAGGCTCAAGACGAAGATGGCGCTCGCGAAGGCCTGGAGAAAAGTGCGGAACAGACGGGGCGACACCGCCCATAAGGTCTCACGCCAACTCGCCAACAACTACTCCACCATCGTCTTTGAGGACCTGCATATTCCGTCAATGGTCAAGAACCACTACCTGGCATCGGCAATAATGGATGCCTCTTGGGGGCAGCTGCGCCGTTTGACCGCCTACAAGGCGGAGAGACGCGGCGGGCGAGTAATTCTCGTCGAACCCAGCGGGACATCGCAGAAATGCTCGGGATGCGGCGAAGTGGTTCCGAAGGAACTGTCGGAAAGGGTACACCGATGTCCAAGGTGCGGACTTTCCCTCGACCGGGACGTGAACGCGGCAAGGAACATACTGAAGCTGGGCCTGGAACGGGCCCGTGCTGAGGAACAGCCTCTACTTGTCCAGCGAAGGAGGATAAGCAAGTTCGCTCCTATGAAGCAGGAAGCCCAAGAATTTGTTCTCGGGTAG